GCAGGAGCTCCCCACCTCTGTTGTCAGTGAAGAGGGCGGATGGGTCTCCTTTGAGGCGATCACACCTGGCTTCTCCACGTTTGCGATTGCGGAAGGGGGCACACTGAATGCCACGATTGATGCCATTCCCGACATGATGGGACCGGGGCCGGAGATCATAAATGACACTGCAGACGATGCAGGGTCTTTCGCGACAGAACCAGACGGTGAGACGGCACCGGAACCCCAGGTGACGGTTGCCGTTCCGGATGCGACAGACGCCGCCACCCCGCAGGCAAGTCCGGCGGGAGCACTTCCGCTCCTTGCTGGCGCTGCGGGTGCCGCCCTTCTCCTCCGGCGGCGCTGAGACGAACCGGTGAATCCGGCTCACACCTTTTTTCATCGTATTCCTGTTTTTCCGACCGGTACGGAAGTACCGGCACGTTTATACACAGACCGGATGAGAGAATCACTGTACATCTATTCAGATATGTAAGGTGATCCCATGCCCCCCATACCATCCATACAAACAACCGTTCTATTCATTCTCGCCCTCCTCCTTGTGCAGGGCGCAGCAGCGCTTTCTATCGAACAGGCACCACTCAACCCGGCATTTGTTGCATACCTGGAAGGGCAGGATGCCGGTGACACATGGTATGCAACCGGATGCCTCGGGAGCGCGGGTTCCACTACCGGCACCCCCGTCATGCCCTACGCCACCGGGGATATCCCCGCACCGGTTGTCATGAGCTGGCCTGATGCCGATTCGATAGATATCTATCAGGCTACAGCAACGGACGAAGTGACGTTCCCCGCCCGGTTCGACCTCCGGGATGAGGACAGGGTCACGCCGGTCCGTGACCAGGGAGACTGCGGAAGCTGCTGGACATTTGCCGCGTACGGATCGCTTGAGTCGACGTACCTCACCGATACGGGAATGGTAGAAAACTTCTCGGAAAACAATATGAAAAACCTCTGTTCGGATCTCTATCCGGACGGATTTGACGGTGGTCCCTGCAGCGGAGGAAACGCCTTTATGTCTGCAGCATACCTGACCCGGGGAAGCGGACCCGTCCGGGAGGAAGACGACCCCTATATCCTGCCGGTACCGTCCAACATCTCACCCACCAATCTGCCGCCGGTCCTTGATACCTACGAGGTAACCTTCCTGCCGACACGGACAGACCCCCTCGAAAATGATCTCTTCAAGCAGACGCTCATGGATGAAGGTGGCATCCGCGTACGGTTCCTCGTAAACTATTCCTGTTTTTCCGGCAACGGAACGACATATTATCGTCCGGATGCAGGATACCCCTCGGTTGGAGGCCATGCAGTGACACTCGTCGGATGGGATGACGCCTTCCCGAAAGAGGAGTTCGTCGTTACACCGCCGGGAGACGGGGCCTTCATCCTCAAAAACAGCTGGGGTACCGGGTTCGGGGAGGACGGATACTTCTATATCTCCTACTACGACCGTTCACTGGACACATCAGAATCTGCCGTCTTCACCGGTGTGGCCGCCGATGATGAGAGACAGACATACCAGTATGACCCCCTCGGCTGGACGACGAGCATCGGCACCGGTACATCCGCACCCATCTGCGGGGCCAATATCTTCACGGCAGACCGGTATGAAGCACTCACCGATGTAAGTTTCTATACCCGCGAGCCGGAGACGCACTACGCAGTGGCCATCTATACCAATTTCACCATTGCCCCGGGCGACAGACCACCGGTGACATGGACAACCGGCACCTGCTCCCTTCCCGGATTTCACACGATCTCCCTCCCGGAGTCCGTGCCCCTGATGCCCGGCGAGGTATTTTCCGTGATCCTTGAAGTCGTCTCTCCAACGGATACCTCTCCTCTCGTTGTGGAGATGCCGATTGAGGGGTATTCATCCGGTGCGACAGCAGAGGCAGGCGAGAGTTATGTGAGCACAGACGGCAGCTGGGAGGACCTGACCACACACTACCCGGACACCAATGTCTGCATCAAGGCACACACCAGTCCCCTGACCGTGGTCCCCCGGGATTACCCGACGGTCCAGGAGGCAGTGAACGCCTCGGCGGCAGGTGACACCATCATCGTTGAGGCGGGCACCTACCCCGAAGAGCTGATACTTGACAAACCACTGACCCTCCTGGGCGTGGGAACACCGGTCCTTGCCACCCCTGCTGACGGCATCGGCGCAGAGATTGAGGCGGAGAACATCACCATCGCAGGCTTCACCTTCGACGGCGGCGGGGCTGCAGAGGGGGGCATCGGCATCACGGGAGACGACTGCACGATGTATGACATGGCGATTACCGGGTATGAGCAGGGTCTCTATATCGGCTTTGTGAACAACCTCTCCCTCTCCGATACCGCCGTGTACGACAATGATTACAACCTCATCTACGAGGATTTCCTGGATGATCCCGGCAATACCATTGCAGAGACCGTCACCGTGAACGGGCGTCCGGTCATCTACCGCGAAGGCGCAGCGGGGGAGACGATTGACGGGTCTTCTGACGCGGGCGTCGTCATCTGCGTGAACTGTACGAATATGTCGATTCGCGATACCGCAACAGCGACCTCGAGAGAGGGATACGTACTCTTCGGATGCCGTGACGTGACGATGCAGAACGTCACTGCAGATGCAGTGCGGTACGGAATGGTGGCAGAAGAATCGGCGAATATCTCGGTGCAGGACTCCTCGTTTGGCCCGGATGTGCATTACGGCGTGGTATGTGACGCAATTTCCGGCCTCCAAATGGACAAAACCGATATTGCCTGTGCAGGTAACGCAGGGATTGAGCTGATGGATGCAACGGACTGCACCATCACAGACTCCGCCATCTCCGGTGGCAGGATCGGCGTGCTGGGATTCCTGCTGGAGAACTGCTCATTCACCGGCAATACCATCGTTGATTCAGATCTGATGGGTTTCGGCACCCTCCTGGGAGACGGACTTATAATCACCAACAATACCGTGGAGACCTCCTTCGCCGGAATCTACGCGGAAGGTCTGTTCAATACGCTCGTTTCCGGCAACAGCATGCAGTGTAAAGATACCGGCACAGCGATCCTGGTCCTCGCGGACGGAACAGAGATCAGCGCGAACATCGCGGAAAACTGCTCTATACAGGCCCTGATGGAACTGAATGACTCCGTGGTATATGGCAACCGCTTCTCCGGCGGGGCATACCCGATCATTGAAGCACCGGACGGCGGGGCAGCGTCCTATGTCTTCCGCAATGACTTTGTGTTGACGGAGATCGTTCCGGACGGAGACATTCTCAGTGCAACTGCTGCAGCAGAGATGCCCGCTGCGGGAGCGATGGATGCGGCAGCCGTCTTCTCTGCCTCCGGATGCAGCATCGAAGACGTCCTGCCGGCCGACTGGCGTCCGACGGGCCGGTTCAGCACGATGACGGCAGCGGCGGATGTAACTGCTACTGCAGATGAGATGGCTGCATCGAATGTCACCTGGCACTCTCCGGGAAACGAAACATACTGGTACTACGGGCAGGAATTCACCCGGACGATGGGCAACTACTGGAGTACTTACACCGGCGTCGATACCACTCATGATGGTATCGGGGAAACACCGTTCGTATACGACAATGAAACGATTGACAGTTACCCGCTGGTGAACCCGTCCGCCCAGTACCTGGACGAAAGACCGACATCCCCCGATGACGAGGACCCATCGGCCAATATGGCAACGTCCCATGCCCTGAGCGCAGGGGATTCTGCGACACTCACCTTCTCCGGCTCTGCGGTGCAGACCGTGACGGTCACCGCAGCGGATTCGACAGGCCGGATCCTTCTCACCGTTGACCCGGCACACAACGGGCCGGACGGTCTTACCGGGCCGGTCTACCAGTATCTCTCCGCACAGCTCAGCGGTATGACGGATGATGACGTCCGTGAGGCGGTATTCTCCTTCCGGGTACCCGCTGCATGGCTGAGGGCAGAAGGGCTCGCTCCGGCGGATATGGCATTATGGCGCTTCCATGACGATGTTTGGCAGCAGCTTCCGACCTCCGTTCTCCGGGAAGAAGGCGGATGGATATACTTCGAGGCAATATCACCGGGATTCTCTTCGTTTGCCATCGCCGGAGGTGCAGATGAAAATCTGGTGATCGAGACCAATACTCCGGAGACAGGAGGAGAGACAGCGGACGTGGGAATCACTGTCACGACAAAACCCGGAAATGAGACGGTAACTGAGCCGGAACCACAGATAACAGTCGCAGTCCCTGAAGGGACAGATACAGCGGCAGAAGAAGCCACCGCACCACAGAAGAGCCCGATCGGCCTTCTCCCCGCCATTGCCGGCGCAGGGGCATGCGCTGCCGTTCTCTTCCGGAGACGATAACCTAAACCCCTGTAGAAAGCCGGATACCCGGCTCACTTTTTTCAGAACGAATTTTTATCCCGCCATGCGAACGTTGCCACCGGCTGGTTCACACGATGCCAAACCGTCCATGTTCATGCGAGAAGAGACAGACACAGCGGAAGAAATATGGGAGTGAATGATCCCGGTCTATTTTCCCGGTTTGATTCGTTCAGATGTTTTCCACACTACCAATTCATTTCCCTTTTCGGAAGCGGCCGGTTAACCGTTTCCGGGGCTTCCGGTAAAGATGGGGAATATCCCCTCCCTTCGCCGAACGGACATCTGCGATGGTATAGAAGGCATTCGGGTTATACTGATGGACCATTTTGATCACCGTACTGATGTCTTTTCGCTTCACGACAAGAAAGATCAGCTTCACCGGGCCATGTTTTCCGTTTGCATCAACAGCAGTTACGCCAAAACCATCGGATTTCAACGCTAATATGAGCTCTTCCGCATCATACTGGGTGATGATC
Above is a window of Methanogenium organophilum DNA encoding:
- a CDS encoding lectin like domain-containing protein; this translates as MPPIPSIQTTVLFILALLLVQGAAALSIEQAPLNPAFVAYLEGQDAGDTWYATGCLGSAGSTTGTPVMPYATGDIPAPVVMSWPDADSIDIYQATATDEVTFPARFDLRDEDRVTPVRDQGDCGSCWTFAAYGSLESTYLTDTGMVENFSENNMKNLCSDLYPDGFDGGPCSGGNAFMSAAYLTRGSGPVREEDDPYILPVPSNISPTNLPPVLDTYEVTFLPTRTDPLENDLFKQTLMDEGGIRVRFLVNYSCFSGNGTTYYRPDAGYPSVGGHAVTLVGWDDAFPKEEFVVTPPGDGAFILKNSWGTGFGEDGYFYISYYDRSLDTSESAVFTGVAADDERQTYQYDPLGWTTSIGTGTSAPICGANIFTADRYEALTDVSFYTREPETHYAVAIYTNFTIAPGDRPPVTWTTGTCSLPGFHTISLPESVPLMPGEVFSVILEVVSPTDTSPLVVEMPIEGYSSGATAEAGESYVSTDGSWEDLTTHYPDTNVCIKAHTSPLTVVPRDYPTVQEAVNASAAGDTIIVEAGTYPEELILDKPLTLLGVGTPVLATPADGIGAEIEAENITIAGFTFDGGGAAEGGIGITGDDCTMYDMAITGYEQGLYIGFVNNLSLSDTAVYDNDYNLIYEDFLDDPGNTIAETVTVNGRPVIYREGAAGETIDGSSDAGVVICVNCTNMSIRDTATATSREGYVLFGCRDVTMQNVTADAVRYGMVAEESANISVQDSSFGPDVHYGVVCDAISGLQMDKTDIACAGNAGIELMDATDCTITDSAISGGRIGVLGFLLENCSFTGNTIVDSDLMGFGTLLGDGLIITNNTVETSFAGIYAEGLFNTLVSGNSMQCKDTGTAILVLADGTEISANIAENCSIQALMELNDSVVYGNRFSGGAYPIIEAPDGGAASYVFRNDFVLTEIVPDGDILSATAAAEMPAAGAMDAAAVFSASGCSIEDVLPADWRPTGRFSTMTAAADVTATADEMAASNVTWHSPGNETYWYYGQEFTRTMGNYWSTYTGVDTTHDGIGETPFVYDNETIDSYPLVNPSAQYLDERPTSPDDEDPSANMATSHALSAGDSATLTFSGSAVQTVTVTAADSTGRILLTVDPAHNGPDGLTGPVYQYLSAQLSGMTDDDVREAVFSFRVPAAWLRAEGLAPADMALWRFHDDVWQQLPTSVLREEGGWIYFEAISPGFSSFAIAGGADENLVIETNTPETGGETADVGITVTTKPGNETVTEPEPQITVAVPEGTDTAAEEATAPQKSPIGLLPAIAGAGACAAVLFRRR